From a region of the Impatiens glandulifera chromosome 4, dImpGla2.1, whole genome shotgun sequence genome:
- the LOC124936766 gene encoding 3-oxoacyl-[acyl-carrier-protein] reductase FabG-like, with the protein MEPWSHLPGKVVLVTGASSGLGREFCLDLAKAGCHIIAAARRTEKLKSLCDEITSINNDLEKMSITIKPPMSVELDVTSDENVIFEAVQTAWNAFGHIDVLINNAGVRGSISLVTDLSEKEWKNTIKTNLTGAWVVARNVAKLMAKDGICGCIINISSISGLNRVYTPGGAAYCASKAALQNLTKVMALEMGKHSIRVNAIAPGIFLSEITEELFKKKWAVDVTKRALPLRTIGETDPALTSLIRYLIHDSSCYVSGNIFIVDSGYTLPGFPLSSSL; encoded by the exons ATGGAGCCATGGAGTCATCTACCAGGAAAGGTTGTTCTAGTGACAGGAGCCTCGTCAGGGCTCGGACGAGAGTTCTGTCTCGACTTGGCAAAGGCGGGCTGTCACATCATTGCGGCAGCTCGTCGCACCGAAAAACTAAAATCTTTATGCGACGAAATTACTTCTATCAACAACGATCTAGAAAAAATGTCGATCACTATAAAACCACCTATGTCAGTCGAGCTAGATGTCACATCCGATGAAAATGTCATCTTTGAAGCTGTGCAAACGGCTTGGAATGCATTTGGACACATTGATGTTCTCATTAACAATGCTGGTGTTAGAg GAAGTATTAGCCTAGTGACAGACTTGAGTGAAAAGGAATGGAAGAACACGATCAAGACAAACCTAACCGGGGCATGGGTGGTGGCAAGAAACGTTGCGAAGTTGATGGCAAAAGATGGGATATGTGGTTGTATCATCAATATCTCATCTATTAGTGGTCTTAACCGTGTTTACACACCCGGAGGTGCAGCCTATTGTGCCTCCAAGGCTGCCCTTCAAAATTTGACCAAG GTAATGGCATTGGAGATGGGAAAGCATAGTATAAGGGTGAATGCAATAGCACCTGGAATTTTTCTATCTGAAATAACCGAGGAGCTTTTCAAAAAGAAATGGGCCGTGGATGTGACGAAAAGAGCACTCCCTTTGAGAACAATAGGGGAAACAGATCCTGCATTGACTTCCCTCATCAGATATCTAATTCATGACTCCTCTTGTTATGTCTCAGGAAATATCTTCATTGTCGACTCTGGTTACACCCTCCCCGGCTTTCCCCTTTCCTCTTCACTTTAA
- the LOC124936637 gene encoding lichenase-2 produces MIVSHKSYTFILLLLSLLIAGGTSLPTTIGVTYNPSTIHISPERVVDALESMKIPAIRLISPSPAAIRAFAYSSISLLLCVPNDLVHFFAANRTSAQVWLYSHVVPFYPRAKISAISVGMDVFSAAADLSDDIMPAINNLYKSLVELGIRHISVSTTLSFVNVISGAFPPSTADFQEPMAGVIIKPLLDFLRETNSSFMVNLYPYTVYKLNSDLPIGYAIFQEARFNFRDDTFTGVRYHNLFDSMVDSVIGAMAQAGYEDIPVTVTETGWPSGASGMEADATEVYAEKYIRGLIEHLHSGQGTPLRKEGVAETYIFELFDEDNVQQGSGIAGQKWGILYENMTKKFHFDLSSSEAEFPGWRLGFFCLWLLLFFYCFASRYHSP; encoded by the coding sequence ATGATTGTCTCTCACAAGAGTTACACCTTCATACTTCTCCTTCTTTCTCTTCTAATCGCCGGTGGAACCTCGCTTCCGACCACCATTGGCGTTACGTACAACCCTTCCACTATCCACATTTCGCCAGAGCGTGTCGTCGATGCGCTCGAGTCCATGAAGATTCCAGCCATTCGCTTAATAAGTCCATCGCCGGCGGCAATCCGCGCTTTCGCCTACTCTTCCATCTCACTCCTTCTATGCGTTCCCAACGATTTGGTTCATTTCTTCGCAGCTAATCGTACTTCTGCTCAGGTCTGGCTTTACAGTCACGTCGTTCCGTTCTATCCACGGGCCAAAATCTCCGCTATCTCAGTTGGAATGGATGTTTTCTCGGCCGCCGCTGATCTCTCCGATGACATAATGCCGGCGATCAACAATCTCTACAAAAGCCTCGTTGAACTCGGAATCCGTCATATTTCCGTCTCTACAACTCTCTCGTTTGTTAATGTCATTTCTGGCGCATTTCCGCCATCTACGGCTGATTTCCAGGAACCAATGGCGGGGGTCATAATCAAGCCCTTACTTGATTTCCTCAGAGAGACAAATTCGTCCTTCATGGTTAACCTGTATCCATATACTGTCTATAAGCTCAATTCGGATCTTCCAATTGGCTATGCTATATTCCAGGAGGCTAGGTTTAATTTCCGTGACGATACATTCACCGGAGTCAGGTATCACAACCTGTTCGACTCAATGGTTGACTCAGTTATAGGGGCAATGGCACAGGCTGGATATGAGGATATTCCAGTAACAGTGACGGAGACTGGATGGCCGTCAGGAGCTAGCGGAATGGAAGCTGATGCTACTGAAGTCTATGCTGAGAAATACATCAGGGGGCTCATCGAACACTTACACTCCGGGCAGGGGACGCCACTGAGGAAAGAAGGTGTGGCAGAGACTTACATATTTGAATTGTTCGACGAGGACAATGTGCAACAAGGGAGCGGAATAGCAGGGCAGAAATGGGGAATTCTCTATGAGAACATGACAAAAAAGTTCCATTTTGACTTGTCTTCTTCAGAAGCAGAGTTTCCTGGATGGAGACTCGGCTTCTTTTGTCTGTGGTTGCTGCTCTTCTTCTACTGCTTTGCAAGTCGGTACCACTCACCTTAA